The following are encoded together in the Acetobacter vaccinii genome:
- a CDS encoding glycosyltransferase family 4 protein, which produces MTAASGRPTDQPAPRVMHVVVAGDIGGAEKLLLDITSRPEQTRASHAVALMTPNPKLRALIRDTGVRLYDRGHSPLHPLAYLWRTFGPRDVAWLAQALRDEQADLVHVHTYASHILGVRAARLCGLPVLRTEHGLHHYTDPTCGLFRRKALRQTDMVVCVSDYVRRFVAQWDSTAATKLRVARNGVNERHFTPAPFPPDQPFTFSIACRLEPWKQVDRVVEAMAHLPDCHLVIAGDGSQRAALEARVKRLGIAERVRFLGYCPDPRSVLAMGHVSINSSREEPLGLSVLEALASGRPVIAFAGGGVPEIVQNRVTGWLVPPQSQSGLVAAMREASQSPALARVLGAQARTFVERSCRIDTMCHTYGLAYADLLQAHRRTRSRPSC; this is translated from the coding sequence ATGACAGCCGCAAGCGGCCGCCCCACAGACCAGCCAGCTCCACGGGTCATGCATGTGGTTGTTGCGGGAGATATCGGTGGGGCGGAAAAACTCCTGCTCGACATCACCAGCCGCCCGGAGCAGACACGCGCCAGCCATGCCGTGGCGTTGATGACCCCCAACCCCAAGCTGCGCGCCCTTATTCGCGACACGGGGGTGCGCCTGTATGACCGTGGCCATTCCCCCCTGCACCCGTTGGCCTATCTGTGGCGCACCTTTGGCCCGCGTGATGTCGCCTGGCTGGCGCAGGCCCTGCGGGACGAGCAGGCTGACCTTGTGCATGTCCACACCTATGCCTCCCACATTCTGGGGGTTCGGGCCGCACGGCTCTGTGGCCTGCCGGTCCTGCGGACAGAGCACGGGCTGCACCATTACACCGACCCCACCTGCGGGCTGTTCCGCCGCAAAGCCCTGCGCCAGACCGATATGGTGGTGTGTGTCAGCGACTACGTCCGCCGGTTTGTCGCCCAGTGGGACAGCACTGCTGCAACCAAGCTGCGCGTAGCCCGTAACGGGGTGAATGAACGTCACTTTACCCCAGCACCTTTCCCGCCGGACCAGCCTTTCACCTTCAGTATTGCCTGCCGTCTGGAGCCCTGGAAGCAGGTGGACCGTGTGGTGGAAGCCATGGCCCACCTGCCAGACTGCCACCTTGTCATTGCCGGGGACGGCAGCCAGCGCGCCGCGCTGGAAGCCAGAGTCAAACGGTTAGGCATTGCCGAGCGCGTGCGCTTTCTGGGGTATTGCCCCGACCCGCGGAGCGTGCTGGCCATGGGGCATGTGTCCATCAACTCCTCGCGCGAGGAGCCTTTGGGCCTGTCCGTGCTGGAGGCCCTGGCATCGGGCAGGCCGGTCATTGCTTTTGCGGGTGGGGGTGTGCCTGAAATCGTGCAGAACCGGGTTACCGGCTGGCTTGTGCCGCCGCAAAGCCAGAGCGGGCTTGTAGCCGCCATGCGCGAAGCCAGCCAATCACCTGCTCTGGCGCGTGTGCTTGGCGCACAGGCCCGTACCTTTGTAGAGCGCTCCTGCCGGATCGAC
- a CDS encoding glycosyltransferase yields MSEPTSSAEPTQPARFLFINDTSRNGGPGKTLVCLLKFLDPKKIHRTVLLPREDIVSQDIIRHHAADELVIEPALIENILQPWQRGMTRQDFNAPAPLRLFRGTCNTLRATSGLMRLIRRVRKEKYSLIFCNGTAATLIGGIVAWATGVPAVWHVFYPRVPAPIRALHRKLAASPGVAAIFCVSAAVSGQFGHCQDKTRVCHDALDLEEFDAMARPPLLRKELGLAKDAIIFGAHGRVIRRKGFIELIQVARRMMDQLRPEERQRCHFVVLGDTPQDMPEDHLEECRELVRSLELEHCVHFIGFRADVMPYLTEFDVVLVPSVYPDPLPRAVMEAMALAKPVVAFNVGGIGEMITDGVDGRLFTGLPPDIAGMADACIQYFRTPTLRAAHGLAGRKRIEKDFEARSHALMLQTELLRLAKR; encoded by the coding sequence ATGTCTGAACCCACCAGCTCTGCCGAACCGACCCAACCTGCCCGGTTCCTGTTCATCAACGACACCTCCCGCAATGGTGGGCCGGGCAAGACACTGGTCTGCCTGCTGAAATTCCTGGACCCGAAGAAGATCCACAGGACAGTCCTGCTCCCCAGGGAAGACATTGTCAGCCAGGACATCATCCGCCACCACGCAGCGGACGAACTGGTGATTGAGCCTGCGCTGATTGAAAACATTCTCCAGCCCTGGCAGCGCGGCATGACCCGGCAGGACTTTAACGCCCCGGCCCCGCTGCGGCTTTTCCGCGGCACATGCAACACCCTGCGCGCCACCAGCGGGCTGATGCGGCTGATCCGCCGGGTACGGAAGGAAAAATACAGCCTTATCTTCTGCAACGGCACAGCCGCGACACTGATCGGCGGCATTGTCGCCTGGGCAACCGGGGTGCCTGCTGTCTGGCACGTCTTCTACCCCCGCGTGCCTGCCCCCATCCGTGCCCTGCACCGCAAACTGGCGGCAAGTCCGGGTGTGGCGGCCATCTTCTGTGTCTCGGCTGCGGTGTCAGGCCAGTTTGGTCATTGTCAGGACAAAACCCGCGTCTGCCACGACGCACTGGACCTGGAAGAATTTGACGCCATGGCCCGCCCCCCGCTGCTGCGCAAGGAACTGGGGCTGGCCAAGGACGCCATTATTTTTGGCGCGCATGGCCGGGTGATCCGCCGCAAAGGGTTTATTGAGCTTATTCAGGTCGCCCGCCGGATGATGGACCAGTTGCGGCCCGAAGAACGCCAGCGCTGCCATTTTGTCGTGCTGGGCGACACCCCGCAGGACATGCCAGAAGACCACCTGGAAGAATGCCGTGAACTGGTCCGCTCTCTGGAGCTGGAGCATTGCGTGCACTTCATCGGGTTCAGGGCTGATGTCATGCCCTATCTGACAGAGTTTGACGTTGTGCTGGTGCCCAGCGTGTACCCAGACCCCCTGCCCCGCGCGGTCATGGAGGCAATGGCTCTGGCCAAGCCGGTTGTGGCCTTTAATGTCGGCGGCATTGGGGAAATGATTACAGATGGCGTGGATGGTCGCCTGTTTACCGGCCTGCCGCCTGATATTGCAGGCATGGCAGATGCCTGTATCCAGTATTTCCGCACCCCTACCCTCCGGGCCGCCCATGGGCTTGCAGGCCGCAAACGGATTGAGAAGGATTTTGAGGCGCGGTCCCACGCTCTCATGCTTCAGACGGAACTGCTCAGACTGGCCAAAAGATGA
- a CDS encoding major royal jelly family protein gives MRLYGAILGLACAFPAQAAPPTITNNTDPAFGAQGAVDIVARIPGPTPSGIAVVNNRLFLTFPKHDGDHTGPTFGEWKNGRLVPFPSQAYAASDSGPPSQRLISPHGLTTDSNGMLWLIDDGKVKGHPIPPGGAKVVGINPADGSIIASVPLQAALLPGSHMNDLRVDLTHGAKGTAYITDSSFDGHPALVVVDLATGKQRRVLEGTPSVLPVPGYQTVLDGRVLTYDPPHKAAFPASGADGITLSADSQRVYYAPLASRRLYSLPTHALADFSLSSEDLARLVRDEGEKGAADGLATDPWGRIYTTAADHDAVFRRNTDGSFDLIAADPRFVWPDGIFADHDYVYVVLGQWTRLPQFHNGQDMRKPPYLVARMKIQPPAETP, from the coding sequence ATGCGGCTTTATGGAGCCATACTGGGTCTGGCCTGTGCATTCCCCGCACAGGCAGCCCCGCCCACCATTACAAACAACACCGACCCCGCCTTTGGCGCACAGGGGGCCGTGGATATTGTCGCGCGTATTCCCGGTCCCACGCCCTCGGGCATTGCCGTTGTGAACAACCGGCTGTTCCTGACATTTCCCAAACATGATGGTGACCATACCGGCCCTACGTTTGGAGAGTGGAAGAACGGCAGGCTTGTTCCCTTCCCGTCCCAGGCCTATGCCGCCTCGGACTCCGGCCCGCCCTCACAACGCCTGATTTCGCCCCATGGGCTGACAACCGACAGCAACGGCATGCTGTGGCTGATTGATGATGGCAAGGTCAAAGGCCATCCGATTCCACCCGGTGGGGCCAAGGTTGTTGGCATCAACCCCGCTGACGGCAGCATTATTGCCAGCGTGCCCCTCCAGGCTGCCCTGCTGCCCGGCAGCCATATGAACGACCTGCGGGTGGACCTGACCCATGGCGCAAAGGGCACAGCGTATATCACCGACAGTTCCTTTGACGGGCACCCCGCGCTGGTCGTGGTTGATCTGGCAACCGGCAAGCAGCGCAGAGTGCTGGAGGGCACCCCCTCCGTCCTGCCCGTGCCCGGTTATCAGACTGTGCTGGACGGCCGCGTCCTCACTTACGACCCACCCCATAAAGCAGCCTTCCCTGCCAGCGGGGCCGATGGCATTACGCTCTCGGCGGACTCTCAGCGGGTTTACTACGCGCCACTGGCCAGCCGCCGCCTTTACAGCCTGCCCACACACGCTCTGGCCGATTTCTCTCTCAGTTCGGAAGACCTGGCCCGCCTTGTGCGCGATGAGGGCGAAAAAGGCGCTGCCGATGGGCTGGCAACAGACCCCTGGGGCCGGATATATACCACCGCTGCCGACCACGATGCCGTGTTCCGGCGCAACACCGATGGCAGTTTTGACCTGATTGCCGCAGATCCACGCTTTGTCTGGCCTGATGGTATTTTTGCCGACCATGACTATGTCTATGTTGTGCTGGGGCAATGGACACGCCTGCCGCAGTTCCATAACGGGCAGGATATGCGCAAACCACCCTACCTTGTCGCCAGAATGAAAATTCAGCCCCCGGCGGAAACCCCCTGA
- a CDS encoding aldo/keto reductase: protein MEYRLLGRSGLKVSTLMLGTMTFGGKGEFAKTGALDIKGAQRQIDMCLDAGVNMLDTADIYSDGLSEQIIGEALDSSRRNRVMLASKVRFATGAKGPNDRGLSRHHIIRACEDSLKRLKTDHITLYWCHEWDGLTPVEETLAALDDLRRAGKIGYVGVSNYSGWHIMKMLSAAEREGLVRPVGQQIHYTLQAREAEYELLPIAQDQGVDAVIWSPLAGGLLSGKYRRGKPEPEGTRVAAQWNEPPVRDINALYDIVEVLLDVATHYPTATAAQVALAWLLQRPGVASLVIGARTDAQLADNLKAATLKLTAEDSLRLEEASRPPLLYPYWHQCDTAADRLSPADLSLIAPFLPA from the coding sequence ATGGAATACCGCCTTCTGGGCCGTTCCGGCCTCAAGGTTTCAACCCTCATGCTCGGCACCATGACCTTTGGTGGCAAAGGAGAGTTCGCCAAGACAGGGGCACTCGATATCAAAGGCGCTCAACGCCAGATCGACATGTGCCTGGATGCAGGCGTGAACATGCTTGATACCGCCGACATCTACTCCGACGGGCTGTCCGAACAGATTATCGGAGAAGCTCTGGACAGCAGCCGCCGCAACCGTGTGATGCTGGCCAGCAAGGTACGTTTTGCCACTGGCGCCAAAGGGCCCAATGACCGGGGGCTATCCCGCCACCATATTATCAGAGCCTGCGAAGACAGTCTGAAGCGGCTGAAAACAGACCATATCACCCTCTACTGGTGCCACGAGTGGGATGGCCTGACCCCTGTTGAGGAAACACTGGCTGCTCTGGATGACCTGCGCCGGGCAGGCAAGATTGGTTATGTTGGAGTGTCCAACTACTCTGGCTGGCATATCATGAAAATGCTATCCGCCGCCGAGCGTGAAGGACTGGTGCGCCCCGTAGGCCAGCAGATACACTACACCCTGCAAGCGCGTGAGGCTGAATACGAACTGCTGCCCATTGCGCAGGATCAGGGCGTGGATGCCGTGATCTGGTCGCCTCTGGCTGGAGGGCTGCTGTCTGGCAAATATCGCCGGGGCAAGCCCGAACCCGAAGGCACCCGCGTAGCCGCCCAGTGGAACGAACCGCCGGTACGCGACATCAATGCGCTTTATGACATTGTGGAAGTCCTGCTGGACGTTGCAACCCACTACCCCACCGCAACAGCGGCGCAGGTGGCTCTGGCGTGGCTGCTGCAACGCCCTGGGGTGGCAAGCCTTGTCATCGGGGCACGGACTGATGCGCAATTGGCTGACAACCTGAAAGCCGCGACACTGAAACTGACTGCCGAAGATAGCCTCCGGCTGGAAGAAGCAAGCCGCCCCCCTTTGCTATACCCATACTGGCACCAGTGCGATACGGCGGCAGACAGGCTCTCACCCGCCGACCTTTCCCTCATCGCCCCGTTCCTGCCCGCATGA
- a CDS encoding pirin family protein, producing the protein MITRRRAASLGQVDTATLSLRCHFPFGSYQGAGSVHDGRLRVVNTGQLAANATYDIGPEHDVDILTWVLQGTLDTHCADTTPERIATGGLHAVMTAQGCPDLRWQAGPQGAAFLQFWILADTQGGSMAQESRPAFAELEDGGFRILASGFPEDEPEQTEAITDGAPVVLRSRSRLLHAAIRKGEGAAYQTVQGRALYLVVVSGSATIDTTRLEAGDGACLDGTPYCVIMAEENCVLLLCDTAADPA; encoded by the coding sequence ATGATCACACGCCGCCGCGCAGCCTCCCTCGGGCAGGTTGATACAGCAACACTCAGCCTGCGCTGCCATTTTCCGTTTGGGTCCTACCAAGGGGCAGGCAGCGTGCATGATGGGCGGCTGCGCGTTGTCAACACCGGGCAACTGGCTGCCAATGCCACCTACGACATTGGGCCCGAGCATGATGTGGACATTCTGACGTGGGTTCTCCAAGGCACGCTGGACACACACTGTGCAGACACCACCCCTGAACGCATTGCCACAGGCGGGCTGCACGCTGTCATGACCGCACAGGGCTGCCCCGACCTGCGCTGGCAGGCTGGCCCCCAGGGGGCTGCCTTTCTCCAGTTCTGGATACTGGCAGACACACAGGGTGGCAGCATGGCACAGGAAAGCCGACCCGCCTTTGCGGAACTGGAAGACGGTGGTTTTCGTATTCTCGCCTCCGGCTTTCCTGAGGATGAGCCCGAACAGACGGAGGCTATCACCGATGGTGCGCCAGTTGTCCTGCGCTCCAGAAGCCGCCTGCTGCACGCCGCCATCCGCAAAGGAGAAGGTGCAGCCTACCAGACCGTGCAGGGCCGTGCCCTGTATCTGGTCGTCGTTTCAGGCTCAGCCACCATAGACACAACACGCCTGGAGGCGGGTGATGGCGCATGTCTGGATGGCACCCCCTACTGTGTCATCATGGCGGAGGAGAACTGTGTTTTGCTGCTCTGCGACACAGCCGCAGACCCGGCATAA